CGGATCCAATTAACGGTAAGACCTGATTAATGGTAAGATCACAATAACGGATGATAGTAAAATTGCAATAAATTATTGAAACTAAATGCAAGGTTCTGGTAAGTGGTTCTGGTAAGTTAATGATAAACTTATTGCAGGTCACTTGCAAAGTATGTAAATTTATTAAGAGTAATTATTAGCGATGGATTTCCCGGGTATATAAGGTTGACCTGCTCAATTATCCCTGTTACCATAAAATAGTGGGTAACATGGTCAGTAAGTAATTCAGATTATCCTTTATCTGTTTTTTTCTTTGTTTCGGGGAAGGGAAGCGACAGCTTTTTATTAAATTATTATCTCCTAATATGTCAACCTTATATATTTTCTACTCTATAAAAGTCCCCCTAATTATAAGGAGTGAAAAACATGGTAGCAAAAATCGATGCCGACGCCTGCACAGGCTGTGGAAGCTGTATAGATGAATGCCCTGCAGCTGCAATCACCCTCAGTGACGATGATATTGCAGTTGTAGACGAAGATGAATGCCTTGACTGCGGTGCATGTGAAGATGCCTGCCCGAACGGGGCAATCACCCTCGAGTAACGTTTTTAAAAATAAGTCTGAGAAGCGGAGTTCTTGAACTCCGCC
The genomic region above belongs to Methanosarcina horonobensis HB-1 = JCM 15518 and contains:
- a CDS encoding 4Fe-4S binding protein encodes the protein MVAKIDADACTGCGSCIDECPAAAITLSDDDIAVVDEDECLDCGACEDACPNGAITLE